The stretch of DNA CGACGGCGGTGAGGGAGCCCGGGGCTCGCCCCTTCCCCCAACCGAGCTTTTCGCGGTACCGGCCGATGTGCTCGCGTGGGATGTCCTGCCCGTCGATGAGCGGGGTGGACTGCGGATCCACGTAGAGCGCGTCGACGGGGCAGTACGCCTCGCACATGAAGCACGTCTGGCAGTCCGACTGCCGC from Rhodococcus opacus B4 encodes:
- a CDS encoding 4Fe-4S dicluster domain-containing protein, whose protein sequence is MIELLLADACIGCDKCVDACPTNVFDRTDTGIPVIARQSDCQTCFMCEAYCPVDALYVDPQSTPLIDGQDIPREHIGRYREKLGWGKGRAPGSLTAVGPRLRP